The region CCGGCGGGACTTTCGGGGAGTGCGTGCGCGGACAACTGACGTGACGAGGACGCTATCGCACGCCGACGCACGGCGCGTCTACGACCGGATCGGCTCGTTCCAGGACAGCCAGGCGTTCTACGAAGACAGGACGACCGGCGAGCTGATCGAACATGGTTCGTTCGAGCGAGCGACGCGAGTGTTCGAGTTCGGATGCGGGACGGGGCGCTTCGCAGAGTCACTCCTGACGAAGCGCCTCGGCCCGGCGGCGACTTACCGCGGGATCGATCTCAGTCCGACGATGGTCGGCTTGGCTAACCGTCGCCTGGCACGCTTTGCTCCGAGGGCCGAAGTGGTGCTCTGCGAAGGCGGTCCTCCCGTGCTCGAACCGGCCGCCGTCTACGATCGATGGGTGTCGAACTTCGTGCTCGACCTGCTTTCGGATCCGGAGATCGACGCCGTGCTCGAACAGGCGCACCGGATGCTCGCGCCGGACGGGTTGCTGTGCCTGGCGTCGTTATCGACGGGCCGGACCTGGTACGCGCAGGCGACGGCTCGACTCTGGCAAGGCATTCACACGCTCTCGCCTGAGCTGGTCGGCGGATGCCGCCCCATCGATCTCATTTCCAGACTCTCGGCGAACCGATGGAGAATCGTTCACCACCGCTCGCTCGCGCCGTTCCTGATTCCGTCGGACGCGATTGTCGCGATTCGCATTTAGCAGTCACGCAACACCACCGGTCGCCATCCCGAACACTACCACCTGGTGGGCAGCGCCGCGCGCTGGACAATCCCGCTCGCCGATGGCTTGAGATCCGCGCATGAGCGACACGATCCTCCGCATCGTCGGCGTCCCCGGCTCGCCGTACAGCCGAAAGCTGCGCGCCGTCCTTCGCTATCGGCGCATTGCGTACGCGTGGGTTGCCCTCGGATCTGCGGAGCATCGCACTTTGCCACGTCCGAAAGTCGAGCTGCTGCCCCAGCTCATCATGACCGGCGCCGACGGCTCTGCCGAAGCGCTCACCGACTCGACGCCTCTCATTCGTCGCCTCGAAGCTCTCCACGACGGCCGCTCCGTCGTACCGCCCGATCCTGCGGTCGCCTTCCTCGACGCCCTCGTCGAGGACTACGCCGATGAATGGCTGACCAAGGCGATGTTCCACTACCGCTGGGCTTTCGCGCCCGACATCGCGCAGGCCGCCGCGATCCTGCCGCGCTGGAGCATGCCGGCGGCGCCTGCCACGGACCTCGATGCGGCGGGACGCGCGTTCGCCGATCGCCAGATCGGGCGCCTCGGCGTCGTCGGCTCCAATGCGACGACGGCGGCGACCATCGAAGACAGCTATCGACGGTTGCTCGCGATTCTCGATTCGCGCCTGACCGGTTCGCGCTTCGTGATGGGAAACCGCCCGGGCAGTGCGGATTTCGCGCTCTACGGACAACTGACGCAGCTCGTGGGTTTCGACCCGACGCCGCGTGCCATTGCGCTCGAACAAGCGCCTCGAATCCTGGCATGGGTTGATCTCGTCGAGGATCTTTCCGGGCTGGAGCCGAAAGAGAGCGACTGGATCGCGCGCGACGAGGCGACGATCGCGCTCGCACCGTTGCTCCAGGAAATCGGTCGCGTCTACGCGCCGTTCCTCGTTGCCAACGCCGAAGCGCTGGCTCGCGGTGCCGAAGCAGTCACGTGCGTGATCGACGGAAGCCCGTGGACGCAAAAGCCGTTCCCGTATCAGGGCAAGTGCCTGGGCTGGCTGCGCGAGGGGTGGACGAGGCTTGCCGCCGCCGACCGCGCGACTCTTGCGCCCGTTCTTGCCGA is a window of Candidatus Binatia bacterium DNA encoding:
- a CDS encoding class I SAM-dependent methyltransferase, encoding MTRTLSHADARRVYDRIGSFQDSQAFYEDRTTGELIEHGSFERATRVFEFGCGTGRFAESLLTKRLGPAATYRGIDLSPTMVGLANRRLARFAPRAEVVLCEGGPPVLEPAAVYDRWVSNFVLDLLSDPEIDAVLEQAHRMLAPDGLLCLASLSTGRTWYAQATARLWQGIHTLSPELVGGCRPIDLISRLSANRWRIVHHRSLAPFLIPSDAIVAIRI
- a CDS encoding glutathione S-transferase; translation: MSDTILRIVGVPGSPYSRKLRAVLRYRRIAYAWVALGSAEHRTLPRPKVELLPQLIMTGADGSAEALTDSTPLIRRLEALHDGRSVVPPDPAVAFLDALVEDYADEWLTKAMFHYRWAFAPDIAQAAAILPRWSMPAAPATDLDAAGRAFADRQIGRLGVVGSNATTAATIEDSYRRLLAILDSRLTGSRFVMGNRPGSADFALYGQLTQLVGFDPTPRAIALEQAPRILAWVDLVEDLSGLEPKESDWIARDEATIALAPLLQEIGRVYAPFLVANAEALARGAEAVTCVIDGSPWTQKPFPYQGKCLGWLREGWTRLAAADRATLAPVLADTGCDLLFR